The following proteins are encoded in a genomic region of Pungitius pungitius chromosome 17, fPunPun2.1, whole genome shotgun sequence:
- the mrpl9 gene encoding 39S ribosomal protein L9, mitochondrial: protein MWSSGRRVLQDLLSQPAVRSFSLTPPQNTVVVERWWQVPLSKVGRPPRLHPRRHRIYKLVEDTKLAPKEKMELILTQTVPKLGGRGDTVFVKKSVGRNKLLSQGLAVYPSPDNKQMFAEELRILREGKLEERIQTRTGLMTVEILKRSKLKIHQMPVEEFQLNKEVVCRHFQKKLGVVVPPHALSLPFESVRDAGDYWCDITVNGMDTVRVPISLLPYEDPSASYQRQLKAERQQTEADISEPAAAAVEVGAAVNAVPDAEAGKDSVSPVSGAAGEETAARPETIRDTTAPPSDSSKKD from the exons ATGTGGAGCTCAGGCCGTCGTGTCCTTCAGGATCTGTTGAGCCAGCCGGCTGTCAGGAGTTTCTCTCTGACTCCTCCTCAG AACACTGTTGTGGTGGAGCGCTGGTGGCAGGTGCCCTTATCTAAAGTAGGCAGACCGCCGAGGCTTCATCCCCGACGACACCGGATCTACAAGTTGGTTGAAGACACCAAACTTGCTCCCAAAGAGAAGATGGAGCTCATCCTGACTCAGACCGTACCCA AGCTTGGTGGGCGAGGAGACACAGTGTTTGTGAAAAAGTCCGTTGGAAGAAATAAGCTGCTGTCCCAAGGCCTCGCAGTGTATCCATCGCCTGACAACAAACAGATGTTTGCCGAGGAGTTAAGA ATTCTGCGTGAGGGGAAGCTAGAGGAAAGAATCCAAACACGCACCGGACTAATG acggTGGAGATCCTGAAACGCTCCAAGTTGAAAATACACCAGATGCCCGTAGAGGAGTTCCAGCTCAATAAGGAGGTTGTCTGCAGACACTTTCAGAAGAAG CTCGGAGTTGTGGTGCCACCTCATGCATTGAGTCTTCCCTTTGAGTCAGTGAGAGATGCCGGTGACTACTGGTGTGACATTACA gtTAATGGAATGGACACCGTTCGTGTCCCCATTTCACTGTTGCCGTACGAGGACCCGTCTGCTAGTTATCAGCGCCAGTTGAAAGCAGAAAGGCAGCAAACAGAAGCAGATATCTctgagcctgctgctgctgcggtggAGGTGGGAGCGGCTGTGAATGCTGTTCCTGATGCTGAAGCAGGGAAAGACTCTGTGAGCCCAGTcagtggagctgcaggagaggaaacaGCAGCTCGTCCAGAGACGATTCGAGACACCACAGCACCACCAAGTGACAGCTCGAAGAAAGATTAA
- the prcc gene encoding proline-rich protein PRCC yields MSLTLVAYGSSDDSDSEDNSASAPRESKVGSRGLFSALPSPKKAASTGGPRKETKAGRPPGDETSNDDQTSEPQSSKAGLLSSLPKPKKRTEPVKISVPQIHRRDSDSDDDEPAKKKLQPQSSGLSSLLPQPRNLSIKAMDRALIPHTLTKRQEPKGPKSGKPAQGLFDSSASPSAIKAAAKSAALQVARQIATEDQDEEDISPQNYFSLGDSSQRLPAVAPSLDPEPGAAAEPVALVLAPAELVAPALAAADEPGLSDAPLDFGGSHEGAGAWGGQYPLYQQPVAGPESLPQGYYNEPYYQDPETVSAEAEEPSNSDMFDDEAFMRLQGKRNRGKEEVKFLEIKGDDQLSGNQQWMTKSMTEEKQNRQSFSKKNKELPTGQQRRKHQITYLIHQAKERELELKNSWAENKLTRRQTQAKYGF; encoded by the exons ATGTCTTTAACGTTAGTCGCCTATGGCAGCAGCGATGACAGTGACTCGGAAGATAATTCCGCTTCTGCACCACGGGAGAGCAAAGTCGGCTCCCGAGGACTCTTCTCAGCCCTGCCGTCTCCCAAGAAGGCAGCATCGACCGGAGGACCGAGAAAAGAGACGAAAGCCGGCCGTCCACCGGGGGACGAGACGTCCAACGACGACCAAACGTCAGAGCCGCAGTCCTCCAAAGCCGGACTACTTTCCAGTCTGCCTAAACCCAAGAAGCGAACAGAGCCTGTCAAGATCAGTGTACCACAGATCCATAGACGGGAC TCAGACTCTGACGACGATGAACCAGCGAAGAAGAAACTACAACCTCAG AGTTCAGGCCTTTCCTCCCTTCTACCACAACCCAGAAACCTGTCAATAAAGGCGATGGATAGAGCCCTGATTCCTCATACACTCACCAAGCGCCAAGAACCAAAAGGACCCAAGTCTGGAAAACCTGCTCAGGGTCTGTTTGATTCGAGTGCGTCTCCCTCTGCTATTAAAGCTGCAGCAAAGTCCGCCGCCTTGCAGGTGGCTCGACAAATAGCCACAGAGGaccaggacgaggaggacataaGCCCACAAAACTACTTTTCTCTGGGCGACAGCTCCCAGCGCCTCCCTGCTGTCGCCCCGAGTTTAGACCCTGAGCCAGGAGCCGCTGCAGAACCTGTTGCACTTGTACTTGCCCCTGCGGAACTTGTTGCACCTGCACTTGCAGCTGCAGATGAGCCGGGTCTGTCGGATGCTCCTCTCGATTTTGGGGGGAGCCATGAGGGAGCTGGTGCGTGGGGAGGTCAATATCCTCTGTATCAACAGCCCGTGGCTGGCCCAGAATCTCTCCCTCAG GGATACTATAATGAGCCATACTACCAAGATCCTGAAACTGTATCGGCAGAGGCTGAAGAGCCCAGCAACTCGGACATGTTTGATGATGAAGCA TTCATGCGGCTGCAAGGGAAACGGAACAGGGGCAAAGAGGAGGTGAAGTTCCTGGAGATTAAAGGAGACGACCAACTAAGCGGCAACCAGCAGTGGATGACCAAGAGCATGACAGAAGAGAAGCAGAACCGGCAGTCCTTCAGCAAG aaaaataaagaacttcCTACAGGACAACAGCGACGCAAGCATCAGATAACATATCTCATTCACCAG GCAAAGGAACGCGAGTTGGAGCTGAAGAACAGCTGGGCGGAAAACAAGCTGACCCGCCGGCAGACGCAGGCCAAATACGGCTTCTAG
- the mrpl24 gene encoding large ribosomal subunit protein uL24m, with protein sequence MRLTAVLSMAARVVIPKDYRFGTNRPWTAAAKRLNPPGKKRRKVFVEPIAAEDWSVLRGDTVEILAGKDKGKQGKVIQVFRHRNWVMLEGLNTHHRYIGKGVDNRGTYIASEAPILLRDVALIDPSDRKPADVQWKFTEEGERVRVSLRTGRIIPKPVVQRRDGIVPEQWKDGPKDTSPEDTLAKTYVPSLKTLEEEVMETMGIQENRRHKRSYWY encoded by the exons ATGAGGCTGACCGCTGTCCTGTCGATGGCAGCCAGGGTAGTTATTCCCAAAGATTACCGCTTCGGCACCAACAGGCCGTGGACAGCGGCCGCTAAGAGGCTGAATCCTCcggggaagaagaggagaaaggtgTTCGTGGAGCCGATAGCAGCAGAGGACTGGTCCGTGCTCAGAGGGGACACG GTCGAAATCCTCGCAGGGAAGGACAAAGGGAAGCAAGGAAAAGTGATCCAAGTCTTCAGACACAGAAACTGGGTTATGCTGGAGGGTCTGAACACG CATCACAGGTACATTGGGAAAGGTGTGGATAACCGAGGGACCTACATTGCTAGTGAGGCTCCCATCCTGCTCCGTGATGTCGCACTCATTGACCCCTCGGACAG GAAGCCCGCTGATGTGCAGTGGAAATTcacagaggagggggagagagtcCGAGTGTCGCTCAGGACGGGTCGAATCATCCCGAAACCTGTTGTGCAGCGTCGAGATGGCATCGTGCCAGAGCAGTGGAAAG ATGGACCGAAAGACACCAGTCCAGAAGACACTCTAGCAAAAACCTATGTACCGTCTCTAAAAACCCTGgaagaggaggtgatggagacgATGGGCATCCAGGAGAACAGGAGGCACAAGCGATCCTACTGGTACTGA
- the LOC119219130 gene encoding hepatoma-derived growth factor-like, with protein MPRSNRQREYKPGDLVFAKMKGYPQWPARIDELPEGAVKSPSNKYQVFFFGTHETAFLGAKDLSPYDENKEKFGKANKRKGFTEGLWEIENNPTVTHEGYESSKKDSASEEAGDTASLEKADAEGSSDEDEGALVIDEKNERAGAKRKAEEPTEASPKRPKDTEAEADPKVDRTKANANANAEAKLNDVAEPKATAPSSQSESKAEAQEKAPAGGQLKADKPVTDSA; from the exons ATGCCGAGGTCCAACAGGCAACGAGAATACAAACCAGGAGATCTTGTATTTGCTAAAATGAAGGGCTACCCACAGTGGCCTGCGAGG ATTGACGAGTTACCCGAAGGAGCCGTGAAGTCCCCCTCCAACAAGTATCAGGTGTTCTTTTTTGGGACACATGAGAC GGCATTCCTAGGGGCCAAGGATTTGTCCCCGTACGACGAAAATAAGGAGAAATTTGGGAAAGCGAACAAGAGGAAAGGCTTCACCGAGGGACTCTGGGAAATTGAGAACAACCCCACAGTCACACATGAAGGCTACGAG TCATCGAAGAAGGATAGCGCGTCAGAAGAAGCAGGGGACACTGCAAGTTTGGAGAAAGCAGACGCCGAGGGCAGCAGTGATGAGGATGAAGGCGCCCTCGTCATCGACGAGAAGAACGAGAGGGCAGGAGCCAAACGGAAAGCGGAGGAGCCCACAGAG GCGTCACCCAAGCGGCCGAAGGATACAGAGGCAGAAGCTGATCCCAAAGTAGACCGCACCaaggctaatgctaatgctaatgccgAGGCCAAGCTCAACGATGTGGCTGAACCCAAGGCAACGGCTCCCTCTTCACAGAGCGAGTCCAAAGCAGAGGCCCAGGAAAAGGCTCCAGCAGGAGGCCAGCTAAAGGCAGATAAG CCTGTGACAGACAGCGCTTAA